One window from the genome of Pseudomonas sp. L5B5 encodes:
- a CDS encoding methyl-accepting chemotaxis protein gives MSLRLRLWTWISASLIGSFGISVWLLPHSWIYQGAAVALGCCLGALGVGWQLRPLERLTERARQIGDNPLSQGIYTGRLDEFGRIEFALQMLEAQVGAVVGRIGDASQRLAGHAAELVEHLHCSHSSTLEQQAETDQVAAAIHQMAASVAEVATHAQQASVAADQAESETREGHLLVGESRSAVLRLASELERATEVIHQLESHSIDISGVLEVIRSIAEQTNLLALNAAIEAARAGEQGRGFAVVADEVRGLAQRTQDSTNEIQRMISTLQTGARHAVEAMQHSSQHVESSVDQAQRAAVALDGISQRVNQITEMSLQIAAAVEEQSAVSEDINRNIIGIRNACEATVSAGQLSHVNSGDVAGLAGDLRQLALEFWHKRA, from the coding sequence ATGAGCCTGCGTCTGCGCCTGTGGACCTGGATCAGTGCCAGTTTAATCGGCAGCTTCGGCATCTCGGTCTGGCTGTTGCCCCATTCGTGGATCTACCAGGGGGCGGCGGTGGCCCTGGGCTGCTGCCTGGGAGCGCTGGGGGTCGGCTGGCAGTTGCGGCCACTGGAGCGACTCACCGAGCGGGCCCGGCAGATTGGCGACAACCCCTTGAGCCAGGGCATCTACACCGGGCGGCTGGATGAGTTCGGGCGTATCGAATTCGCCCTGCAGATGCTCGAGGCCCAGGTCGGCGCGGTGGTCGGGCGTATTGGTGATGCGTCCCAGCGCCTGGCCGGGCATGCCGCGGAGCTGGTGGAACACTTGCACTGCAGTCACAGCAGCACCCTGGAGCAGCAGGCCGAGACCGACCAGGTCGCGGCGGCCATCCACCAGATGGCTGCCAGCGTGGCCGAGGTGGCGACCCATGCGCAGCAGGCTTCGGTGGCGGCTGATCAGGCAGAGAGCGAAACCCGCGAAGGTCACTTGCTGGTGGGAGAAAGCCGCAGTGCGGTGCTGCGCCTGGCCAGCGAGCTTGAGCGAGCCACCGAAGTCATCCACCAACTGGAGAGCCACAGCATCGATATCTCCGGGGTGCTGGAAGTGATCCGCAGTATTGCCGAGCAGACCAACCTGCTGGCCCTGAATGCGGCGATCGAGGCGGCCCGGGCCGGGGAGCAGGGGCGTGGATTTGCCGTGGTGGCCGATGAGGTGCGGGGGCTGGCCCAGCGCACCCAGGACTCCACCAACGAAATCCAGCGCATGATCAGCACCCTGCAGACCGGCGCGCGCCATGCAGTGGAGGCCATGCAGCACAGCAGCCAGCATGTGGAGAGCAGTGTCGACCAGGCCCAGCGTGCGGCCGTGGCCCTGGACGGCATCAGCCAGCGGGTCAACCAGATCACCGAGATGAGCCTGCAAATCGCCGCAGCGGTGGAAGAGCAGAGTGCGGTGAGCGAGGACATCAACCGCAACATCATCGGTATTCGCAACGCCTGCGAGGCCACGGTCAGTGCCGGTCAGCTCAGCCATGTCAATTCCGGCGACGTGGCCGGCCTGGCAGGAGACTTGCGGCAGCTGGCCCTGGAGTTCTGGCACAAGCGCGCCTGA
- a CDS encoding GNAT family N-acetyltransferase: protein MDDRYCLLMRRELSGPLATPLWPEGITVQRYAPQLAGDVHHLMQQGYLDGGGRVPDLDTWRNAFQSDAEYDPQLCLVALEAGRVIGVAQCWTSAYLKDLVVDADARGRGLGQALLQQVFVMFAERREAWVDLRVLEDNLPARRLYDSAGMHVVRRERVP from the coding sequence TTGGACGACCGCTATTGCCTGTTGATGCGCCGCGAGCTGTCGGGGCCCCTGGCCACTCCCCTGTGGCCCGAAGGGATCACCGTGCAGCGTTACGCTCCCCAGCTGGCTGGCGATGTGCATCATCTGATGCAACAGGGCTACCTGGACGGTGGCGGTCGCGTCCCGGACCTCGACACGTGGCGCAACGCCTTCCAGTCCGATGCCGAATACGATCCCCAACTGTGCCTGGTCGCCCTGGAAGCCGGGCGGGTGATCGGCGTGGCCCAGTGCTGGACCAGCGCCTACCTCAAGGACCTGGTGGTAGATGCCGACGCCCGTGGCCGGGGCCTGGGCCAAGCATTGCTGCAACAAGTGTTCGTGATGTTCGCCGAACGCCGTGAAGCCTGGGTCGACCTCAGGGTCCTGGAAGACAACCTGCCGGCCCGTCGTTTGTACGACAGCGCCGGCATGCACGTGGTCCGCCGCGAACGAGTGCCGTAG
- a CDS encoding efflux RND transporter periplasmic adaptor subunit, with product MPIAKKTIVTVALLVALAASAAWLLSKPSTAKLATPTAIPVRVVEVMRQDVPRYSSGIGSVLSLHSVAIRPQVDGILTRLLVKEGQQVKAGDLLATIDDRSIRAALDQARAQLAQNQAQLQVAQVNLKRYKLLSVDDGISRQTYDQQAALVNQLNATVQGNLAAIDAAQVQLSYTQIRSPVTGRVGIRTVDEGNFLRMTDTQGLFSVTQIDPIAVEFSLPQQMLPTLQRLIKAQSPAAVMAYQGADSDSPGALLGNGHLTLIDNQINTSTGTLRAKAEFDNAGQALWPGQLVTLKIQTALDQGALTVPPTVVQRGLDQHFVYRVKGQQVEAVPVQVLYQDSGLTIVSGVQAGDVLVSDGQSRLKPGSQVQVVGDPPQLARAEESKP from the coding sequence ATGCCCATTGCCAAGAAAACCATCGTCACCGTCGCCCTGCTCGTGGCCCTCGCCGCCAGCGCCGCGTGGCTCCTGAGCAAGCCGTCGACCGCCAAGCTGGCCACCCCCACGGCGATCCCGGTGCGGGTCGTGGAGGTCATGCGCCAGGACGTGCCGCGCTACAGCAGTGGCATCGGCTCGGTGCTGTCGCTGCACAGCGTGGCCATTCGACCCCAGGTGGACGGCATTCTTACTCGGTTACTGGTCAAGGAGGGGCAACAGGTCAAGGCCGGTGATCTGTTGGCGACCATCGACGACCGCTCGATCCGCGCCGCCCTCGACCAGGCCCGGGCACAGCTGGCGCAAAACCAGGCGCAGTTGCAGGTGGCCCAGGTCAACCTCAAGCGCTACAAGTTGCTGTCGGTGGATGACGGCATCTCCAGGCAGACCTACGACCAGCAAGCAGCCCTGGTCAATCAGCTCAACGCCACGGTCCAGGGCAACCTGGCGGCCATCGACGCGGCCCAGGTACAGCTGTCCTACACCCAGATCCGCTCCCCTGTGACGGGTCGCGTGGGCATTCGCACCGTGGACGAAGGCAACTTCCTGCGAATGACGGACACCCAGGGCCTGTTCTCGGTGACCCAGATCGATCCCATTGCCGTGGAATTCTCGTTGCCGCAGCAGATGCTGCCGACCCTGCAACGGCTGATCAAGGCCCAGTCCCCGGCGGCCGTCATGGCCTACCAGGGCGCCGACAGCGACAGCCCGGGGGCGCTGCTGGGCAACGGCCACCTGACCCTGATCGACAACCAGATCAACACCAGCACCGGCACCCTTCGCGCCAAGGCCGAGTTCGACAACGCCGGGCAAGCGCTCTGGCCCGGGCAACTGGTGACGCTGAAGATCCAGACCGCGCTGGACCAGGGAGCACTGACCGTACCGCCGACCGTGGTCCAGCGCGGCCTGGACCAGCACTTCGTGTACCGGGTCAAGGGCCAGCAGGTGGAAGCGGTGCCCGTGCAGGTGCTGTATCAGGACAGCGGCTTGACTATCGTTTCCGGGGTCCAGGCCGGCGATGTGCTGGTCAGCGACGGCCAGTCGCGACTCAAGCCCGGCTCCCAGGTCCAGGTGGTGGGTGACCCACCCCAGCTGGCCCGGGCCGAGGAATCCAAGCCATGA
- a CDS encoding YkgJ family cysteine cluster protein codes for MNTRFSCVGCGKCCHDHHVPLTLAEARAWAVDGGQVIVLVEAFLGNGLGLPAEQREHAQRRSCRVPSGNTDAYVAITFAAYNVGPCRNLDEQQLCRIYERRPLVCRIYPMEINPHIPLAPEAKECPPQSWEQGPQLILGGELVDEELAALIQRSRQADRDDIQIKQAVCARLGIRTTALKGDGFTAYLPDMGALANTIDQLQAAPLAAPEQAWSFHLSGEQVAAEVAASGALVISDTPLNYAFIPLRAA; via the coding sequence ATGAACACTCGGTTTTCCTGCGTAGGCTGCGGCAAGTGCTGCCACGACCACCATGTCCCCCTGACTCTCGCCGAAGCCCGCGCCTGGGCAGTCGATGGCGGGCAGGTGATCGTGCTGGTAGAAGCCTTTCTCGGCAACGGCCTGGGCTTGCCGGCAGAGCAGCGTGAACATGCCCAAAGACGCTCGTGCCGGGTGCCCAGCGGCAACACCGACGCCTATGTGGCGATCACTTTCGCCGCCTACAACGTCGGGCCCTGCCGGAATCTTGACGAACAGCAGCTGTGCCGCATCTACGAGCGCCGGCCACTGGTGTGCCGCATCTATCCCATGGAGATCAATCCGCACATTCCCCTCGCCCCCGAGGCCAAGGAATGCCCGCCGCAATCCTGGGAACAGGGCCCGCAGCTGATCCTGGGCGGCGAATTGGTGGATGAAGAACTGGCCGCGCTGATCCAGCGCTCGCGCCAGGCGGACCGCGATGACATCCAGATCAAGCAAGCCGTCTGCGCCCGGCTAGGCATCCGCACCACGGCGCTCAAGGGTGACGGCTTTACCGCCTACCTGCCGGACATGGGCGCCCTGGCCAATACCATCGACCAGCTCCAGGCCGCCCCCCTGGCTGCGCCGGAACAAGCCTGGAGTTTCCACCTGTCCGGCGAGCAGGTAGCCGCAGAAGTGGCGGCCAGCGGTGCTCTGGTGATCAGCGACACGCCCCTGAACTACGCGTTCATCCCGCTGCGGGCCGCCTGA